The sequence ATCCATGAATCTGGCGTTTCGGCTTTAAGAAAGGAGTGAATTGGAGCTAATAGTTCTTGATACATGGTCGGGGAAAGTTTGTTGATAATGCGGGATTTTATCACAGCTCACTAGATCTCCCTATACGGAGAAAGGAAATTAACTAGGTACAAAAAAGGCCGCCTATTTAAGCAAATAAGGCGGCCTTTTCTTGTTTGGGTTAGACGATTACCATTTCTTCTTCTGACCGAATAGAGCATCCATATCGTCGTCACGCTCTTTAGATTCCATCTGTTGTAAATCTTGCGCGTTTTTATCTTGGCGCTTCTGATCAAGGTCGTTAAGCATCTGCTGAAGCTTCTCTTTTGCTTGATTAGAGTATGAGTCGTTTTTGGTTGCTAACGCATCAATGCCTTTACGCAGTAACTGAATTGCTGTGCCTGGTTGGCCGCGTGAAATTGAGTCGTTTGCACGTTTGATAACGTTCTCGATGTTAATACGAATTTGAATTGTCTCGAGACGAGCGTTCTCAACCACATAAGCTTGGGTTTCAAAACGACCTTTGTTGTGTTCATTACGGACTGTATCGCGAAGGCGTTTGACTAGCTTAAGCATCATGATCGCTTGCTTATCACTGCTTGGTACGCGGAAAGCTGTACTTTCGCCACCTTGGTAGTTCTCTTTAAGCTGAGTGATTTGCTGCTTCACGCTTTCGATACGTTGAGCGAGTTGCTTATTTTTAGGGTCGAGCTGATACATATTTTCTAATGCATCAAGAATTCGATTATTTAAGCATACAAGAAGATCTTGGCTAAACGGCATATGGTGGGCATTACCAATCAGCTCTTCAGTTCCGTCAATAATGGTTAGATAACGAGAAGCTTCCTGTTTCTTCGCTGTTTCTACCTTAACTTTGTATTGAAGCATGATGTTGTAGCCTAAAACCAACACCAAAAGAACGGCTACTAAGGCGATTATTAAACCAATATTCATATATTTGTGTCTGCTTGTTGTTTTCTATAGCTAACTGGAGAGGATACACGATTCCATTATGTATCGGCACTCGTAAATTGCAATTTCTGATTATCTCTTGTTGAGCGCAATCGGCAATCAAAATTTATCAACTAATGTATGAGAATGAGGAGTGGGTTGCAAAGCGTTAGTGATGTTTTTGTTTGTTAAGCTATAAAAGCTCAATTTTTCTGTCATTTTTGTGCTTGAAGCGTTATAACTATTAATTATATTACACGAGACTATAACGCTCTCTTTGCAAATATGTTAGCACAGAAATGAGTAAAGGATTACGAGGTTAGATATGAAGTTACAGCAACTGAAGTACATTGTTGAGGTTGTAAACCATAACCTAAATGTTTCTGCGACCGCAGAGAGTTTATACACATCTCAGCCAGGTATCAGTAAACAGGTTAGATTACTTGAAGATGAGCTGGGCATTCAGATCTTTGAGCGAAGCGGCAAGCACTTAACGCAGGTGACTCAAGCTGGCGAGGATATCATTCGTATCTCTCAAGAGATTTTAGCTCGTGTTGAAAGTATTAAAGCGGTTGCGGGTGAGCATACTCATCCAGAGATGGGCACATTGAACATTTCAACGACTCATACCCAAGCTCGTTACGCTCTTCCTGATGTGATTAAAGGTTTCACAGCACGTTACCCTAAAGTTTCGCTCCACATGCATCAAGGCACACCGAGTCAAATGTCTGAGGCCGTTGCGAAAGGGACTGCAAACTTTGCGATTGCGACTGAAGCACTTCACCTTTATCAAGACGCGATCATGCTGCCTTGTTACCATTGGAATCGCTCAATCGTAGTAACCAAAGATCACCCTCTTGCTCAAAAGCAAAATATTACCATTGAAGATCTGGCTGCTTACTCTCTAGTGACCTACGTATTCGGTTTTACTGGCCGTTCTGAGCTTGATACCGCGTTCAACAAAGTTGGTCTAACACCGCGCGTTGTGTTTACCGCAACAGATGCGGATGTAATCAAAACTTATGTTCGCATGGGCATTGGTGTTGGTGTTATCGCGAGTATGGCGATTGACCATGAACAAGATACTGATTTGGTTGCCATTGATGCAAGCCACCTATTTGGTGCGAGTACGACAAGCATCGGCTTTAGAAAGGGCACCTTCCTGCGTTCTTACATGTTTGATTTCATGGAGCGCTTTGCACCGCACTTAACTCGCCCTGTGGTAGAACAGGCTATTTCTTTGAAATCCAATGAAGAGATTGAAGAGATGTTTAAAGATATCGAGCTACCTGTTCGTTAATCTCAACGTGCAAATCTAGATTCTAATTCGGCCTGTCTCTACAGGCCGTTTTTCTATCTGATTTCGAACTCTCTTTACTGCTCTCTTTTATATCGAGCCTTTCCATTTCCGTTTGTTACCCCTACAATCCTCGCACCATAGGGGGAAGCATGCATTCACGATTTAAAATACTCGACTCATTCTTGTTAGAGCACCAGGTTTACTGGCGTTCAGAGCCTTTCCACCTATGCCAAACTCAGCAACAACCTTGGGTTGATGTGAATCGCCCGCTTGTCGATTGGTTGGATAGATTGAGTATTGAGAATATTCAGATTCTAAAAGAGCAGCCTCAAGTGTTGGCCGAAGAGCTTATTGGTTTTCTTCCCGAGTTAGAGGAGGCGAATCAAAGCATTCAGTTCACTACCACAGCTCTTAAAGGGTTAACACTTCCACGAGGTACCGAAGATGGTATTCCGGGAAGAAAGCTACAACAGATTGTTTCGATGGGCGAGGCTTCGCTTGAACATCATCATGGCAAAGAGTGGTTGGAGTGGTGTTCTGGAAAAGGCTTCCTTGGTCGAATCTTATCTCAACAATCGAAGCAAAAAGTGACCAGCTTCGAATGGCAACAATCGCTGTGCGAAAGCGGGCAAAAGATTGCAGATGCACAACGTTTAGAAATGACGTTTGTTCAAGGTGATGCGTTTTCTGAAAGTGCAGATGAGGTATTTAATTCAAACCAACACGCTGTCGCACTGCACGCCTGTGGCGATCTTCATGTTGAGTTAGTTAAAAAATCTGTGTCACATGGTCTACCAGCAGTCACTATCTCTCCTTGTTGTTATCACCTTATTCGTGAAGAAAACTATCAAACAATGTCTTCGGTTGCGAAAAGCTCGGCTTTGACATTGAGCAAGAGTGATTTACGAATCCCACTTCAAGAAACGGTTACAGGTGGTGAAAGAGTAAAGCGACATCGTCAGTTAGAGATGAGCTATCGTTTGGGTTTTAGCCAACTGCTTAAGTCTGAGCTAAACATCGATGAATACATCCCAGTGCCGAGCATCAAAAAATCAGAATTATCTGAAGGGTTTGAATCGTTTTGTCTGTGGGCTTCTGAAGTGAAAGAGTTACCACTTGGTTCGGATATGGATTTTGAATTTTATTTTGCTCAAGGAGAGAAACTTTTCTGGGAAATGGAGAAGCTGAGCTTAGTTCAGCAAGTTTTCAGGCGACCATTGGAGATATGGCTAGCTTTGGATCGCGCTCTTTACCTGCAAGAGCAAGGCTATGAGGCAAGCATCGAAGAGTTTTGTGAACGCAGTGTCACGCCTCGAAATCTGCTGATTCATGGTGTTAAGAGTGGCCGATAAATCTCAAGAGTATAAGGCAGGCCGTTGATCATAGTTCACGAGCGATAGTGCTATAGATACAAAAATGTATGGTCCGCCCCGTTATTGCAACTACAATTAAGTAATAACGGAGTTGGTTTGCGCTAATGTATTCGGAGTCCTTGTTGGGAGCACTAGCTTCCCAGCTCCACGATGATATCCGCGCCAGATTATCCTTAAAAGCCCAAAGCATTGATTGCTATTTTTTGTGTCAGGTTCTTAATCTGGCCGATTGACCGTTTTTGTCATCACGTTCATTGGCGTTGCAAACTTGGTTATAGCTAAACAGCCTTAAAAGCTTGGCGGTGGTATAACACCGCCAAGCTATCCTCACTAGCTTGTTGGCTAATGCAACTACCACTACATTAAATGGTTTGGTGGCTCGTAGGTTCACAAGCCACTCTCCAAACACTTTCCCTGTCGTCTCTAGCCTAGAGAGTACAGCTCTTGCGCCATGGATAAACAGAGTTTCTGAGGTGCTTATTTCCTCGTTTACTCATACCAAGTAGCTTGGTATTTCCTCCCGTTGAGAATTGCCTTGGTACAAGTCCCAACCAAGCCGCCATCTCGCGGCCATTGGTGAAGTTACTCGGAGAGCTTACATCAGCAATACACAATGTGGAGGTAAGATCGCCAATTCCAGGGATAGTTTTTAATAATTGAGCACTTTCGTTATTATCAACAATAGTTTGAAGCTTGATATCTTGGGTTTTGATTTGTTCATTGAGGTACTTGTAGTGTTCATGGATAGATATCAATTCACATAGCAAGCTTTTTGGTAGTGATACTGTTTGTTCTGCTAACCATTGAAACAGAGACTTCATCTTTGCATGCCCTTTGGGAAAGCTAAGGCCAAACTCAAGTAAGATCGCGCCGATCCGCGACATAGTGGCGGTTCTCTCCTTGATATAACTATCTCTGACTCGATGAATCGCTGCGATGACTTGAGCCTCTTCACTTTTACAGCCACAAATCTCATGGTCGGTCGACTCGCAGCCTCTGCGATCGCTGAAGCATCGATGAAATCGTTTTTATTGCCTTTGACATAAGGCTTTACATACTGAGGAGGAATAAGTCGGGGTTGATGACCAAGCTCACCACACTTTCGAGCAAGCCAATGAGCACCGCCACAAGCTTCGAAAGCAATAGTTGTTGGTTCTATTTTACTAAGAAAGATTAAGAGTTGATTGCGATTAAATTTACGACGAAGCACCTCCACCCCACAACGGTTATGTGCGATAGCATGGAAGCAGTGTTTACCTAGGTCGATACCTAAAATATGAATAGAAGACATATGGTTCACCTCATTCTGAGAGCCTACTCTAAGCTTAAGGGCTTGAGAGTGAGGCGGACCATATAATTAAGCCAGTTCAACAAATGTCGGACTGGCTTTTTTAAGGTTCATCGCGGATTAGCGGGAACTAAAAACAAAAAAACGGTAGTAAGTGATATGGTTTAGTCGCCAAACAAAAATCATACACAAACTACCGTTTTCATGCCGAATCATACTTTCCTATCTTCATTCTGGGAAGGCTTTAAAATAGTAAAGTCTCACCAGACAGCATCACTTGTTACACTAACTCTTAAACCTAATTCTGAGGCTAAATGCCTTTGCGGTCTTGAAGCTGAGGCTATCCATGAGTATCAATGGCGTCATGTGAAAGAGGCCATGTTGTTCAATGTTCCTGTTGAGCTTTCCGTTCAAACTCGAAGGATCAAGTGTCGTGACTGCGGCATAAAAACAGAGTTTCTATCTTGGTTAGAGCCTTATGCTCGTATAACGACGCGTCTAAAAAGTTATATAGAACAACTACTGCCTCTTCTTCCCATTAAGCATATCTCCCAGTTAACGAGCGTTCATTGGCACACCATTAAAGAGATAGATAAACGTCGACTTCGCCAAGTGGTACCGTCAGTGAAATGGGAAGGGCTAAGGCAACTCGTCATGGACGAGTTCGCCATCTTTAAAGGGCACCGATATGCCACAGTCATCGCTGATGCTAAGACTCACCAAGTCATTTGGATAGGGTTAGGTCGTAGCCGCAAGGACATACGACCGTTTTTCGAGCAGTTAGGCAAGCATGGTAACAATATCGAAGCGGTCGCAATGGACATGAATACGGCTTTTGACCTTGAAGTTCAAGCGCACTGCCCGAATGCAAAAATCGTTTACGACTTATTCCATGTTGTTGCTAAGTTCGGTCGTGAGGTGATGGATAGAGTCAGAGTCGACCAAGCTAACAAACTCAAGCAGGATAAAAAAGCGAGGCAATGGGTGAAGCGCTCACGCTGGGTACTGCTGAAAAACAGAGGTAATTTAAATGCACGACAAGATAGCTATCTTACTGAAATATTGAATATCAATAAGGACTTGATGGCCACTTATATACTCGGCTCACAACTCAAAGAGCTTTGTTACTGTAAATCAGAAGCACATGCTAAGGGGCTCTGGGAGGTATGGTGGGCACAAGTGCAAGAGAGTGGAATTAAGCCATTGAAAGAGTTTGCACGAAAACTGAGGCCTTATCTTCACGGTATTATTGCATCGGCAACTTATCCGCTCAACACC is a genomic window of Vibrio sp. ED004 containing:
- a CDS encoding methyltransferase, producing the protein MHSRFKILDSFLLEHQVYWRSEPFHLCQTQQQPWVDVNRPLVDWLDRLSIENIQILKEQPQVLAEELIGFLPELEEANQSIQFTTTALKGLTLPRGTEDGIPGRKLQQIVSMGEASLEHHHGKEWLEWCSGKGFLGRILSQQSKQKVTSFEWQQSLCESGQKIADAQRLEMTFVQGDAFSESADEVFNSNQHAVALHACGDLHVELVKKSVSHGLPAVTISPCCYHLIREENYQTMSSVAKSSALTLSKSDLRIPLQETVTGGERVKRHRQLEMSYRLGFSQLLKSELNIDEYIPVPSIKKSELSEGFESFCLWASEVKELPLGSDMDFEFYFAQGEKLFWEMEKLSLVQQVFRRPLEIWLALDRALYLQEQGYEASIEEFCERSVTPRNLLIHGVKSGR
- a CDS encoding ISL3 family transposase; this translates as MPNHTFLSSFWEGFKIVKSHQTASLVTLTLKPNSEAKCLCGLEAEAIHEYQWRHVKEAMLFNVPVELSVQTRRIKCRDCGIKTEFLSWLEPYARITTRLKSYIEQLLPLLPIKHISQLTSVHWHTIKEIDKRRLRQVVPSVKWEGLRQLVMDEFAIFKGHRYATVIADAKTHQVIWIGLGRSRKDIRPFFEQLGKHGNNIEAVAMDMNTAFDLEVQAHCPNAKIVYDLFHVVAKFGREVMDRVRVDQANKLKQDKKARQWVKRSRWVLLKNRGNLNARQDSYLTEILNINKDLMATYILGSQLKELCYCKSEAHAKGLWEVWWAQVQESGIKPLKEFARKLRPYLHGIIASATYPLNTCTLEGINNKIKLIKRMGYGYRDTDYFFLKIKAAFPGKPR
- the cysB gene encoding HTH-type transcriptional regulator CysB, coding for MKLQQLKYIVEVVNHNLNVSATAESLYTSQPGISKQVRLLEDELGIQIFERSGKHLTQVTQAGEDIIRISQEILARVESIKAVAGEHTHPEMGTLNISTTHTQARYALPDVIKGFTARYPKVSLHMHQGTPSQMSEAVAKGTANFAIATEALHLYQDAIMLPCYHWNRSIVVTKDHPLAQKQNITIEDLAAYSLVTYVFGFTGRSELDTAFNKVGLTPRVVFTATDADVIKTYVRMGIGVGVIASMAIDHEQDTDLVAIDASHLFGASTTSIGFRKGTFLRSYMFDFMERFAPHLTRPVVEQAISLKSNEEIEEMFKDIELPVR